One genomic region from Rosa rugosa chromosome 1, drRosRugo1.1, whole genome shotgun sequence encodes:
- the LOC133727419 gene encoding probable membrane-associated kinase regulator 1 has protein sequence MATDSSSSEQLEEDLSLSDLPHNFTKSDRNHSTSTKPDSGKVIEAEEEFDFGSSMRSSSFLADTTMCTADELFFKGQILPLRLSVSSDSGLTKLNPAQGLSVLGSESMDRHVPCYMSGFKSISHGRSSSCSSTRISPNSSRSNSNSSSSTATTNTSIANSKPRVVPVRNQFYTQPSPKPQIHVSNGGRLEKVGSRSSKKSSSIWDFFRLGLVRTPEQNLNKVLRSNSARVKSTRISVSRNSSVNSNNSTSFSTTNNKTTSTVANGTISDGEKNVTNTTAALNSEKSPQRFFNGCKCSFEAVASNAVVPKSSLAIFSEATHEKKADKVAADLKMKKKKKKKKKNGSKQKQLKQDMSHHRTYEWLKGL, from the coding sequence ATGGCAACAGATTCATCATCCTCCGAGCAATTGGAGGAAGATCTATCACTATCCGATCTTCCCCACAATTTCACCAAATCAGATCGAAACCACTCAACTAGTACTAAACCTGATAGTGGTAAGGTCATCGAAGCCGAAGAAGAATTCGACTTTGGCTCTTCCATGCGCAGCAGCTCTTTCTTGGCAGATACAACAATGTGCACCGCCGATGAACTCTTTTTCAAGGGACAGATTCTGCCTCTGCGTCTCTCCGTCAGCTCCGACAGCGGCTTAACCAAGCTGAACCCGGCACAGGGGTTATCTGTGTTGGGTTCCGAGTCCATGGACCGACATGTTCCATGTTACATGTCAGGTTTCAAAAGCATTAGCCACGGCAGAAGCAGTAGCTGCAGCAGTACTAGAATTAGTCCCAACTCGTCAAGAAGCAACAGCAACAGTAGCAGCTCCACCGCCACAACAAACACTAGCATTGCGAATTCGAAGCCAAGAGTAGTACCTGTCCGAAACCAGTTTTACACGCAGCCGAGCCCGAAACCTCAGATTCATGTTTCAAATGGGGGACGGCTAGAAAAAGTAGGCAGCCGATCGAGCAAGAAATCGTCGTCGATATGGGACTTTTTCCGGTTGGGATTGGTACGAACACCTGAACAGAACCTTAATAAGGTACTTCGTAGTAACAGTGCTCGTGTTAAAAGCACAAGAATTAGTGTCAGTCGCAATAGCAGCGTTAATAGCAACAATAGTACTTCTTTTAGCACCACCAACAACAAGACTACTAGTACGGTTGCCAATGGTACTATTAGTGATGGTGAAAAGAACGTCACTAATACTACTGCAGCATTGAACTCGGAGAAGAGTCCACAGAGATTTTTCAACGGGTGTAAGTGCTCGTTCGAAGCGGTGGCATCCAATGCTGTCGTCCCGAAAAGTAGCTTGGCTATCTTTAGCGAAGCTACGCATGAGAAGAAAGCCGATAAAGTAGCGGCagacttgaagatgaagaagaagaagaagaagaagaagaagaacggtAGTAAGCAAAAGCAGCTAAAGCAAGACATGTCGCATCACAGAACGTATGAATGGCTAAAGGGGCTTTAA